Within the Mustela lutreola isolate mMusLut2 chromosome 2, mMusLut2.pri, whole genome shotgun sequence genome, the region ACTTTAACCTCATTGTCTCACAggtcatctttatttatttcacagagttAATATGTTTTGGGAACTGAATCTCCCCATAGAAATGCACTGATGTCATCATAGGCAAGTCCCATAAGCATTTGATGGAAAGTTTAATTTTGCATTGTGAAGAACATAATTATTCACACCAACTTATTAGTATAGTCTCccagattttcattcttttaatcccaaatgtttctgagaaaaaaattatattctgaaaTTATGAGAGTTAACAACATGCTGACACACACAAAACTAATATGATGTTATAAAAGTCTTCTCAGTGCATTCAGGTAACAGAAGTATTCAGATTTATCTTTACCTTAGTATACTTTACCTTACCTACTATACTTTACCTTATTATTAGTGTCCGTAAGTATTGATTTATCTCAACTAGTTggcatttttaaattgttcttagGTTTCAACTTCTCACCTTTTTAGGTCTTCCCATCCTGAAGGTAATGGCAAATCAGCATGAGATTTGAAGTCAGTTCAAATCAACCTTTTCTAATTATAAGGTAGATCTTCAAAACATACAGGTAAGAGTGCACCTTAATTCTGTTAAGGAATTCAAGCAAGTACATTGAATGTTAATTCTAACATAGCTGAATAATTAAATTTCTTATCTTTAGTATTTTAAACAAGAAAGTGAAATGTTCAGCctgtgcttttattttgatgttttgaGTATGGAAAAAGAAACCCATTTTGACCACAGAATTTACATAATTAGACACATTGGTCATAATATCCTAAGGGATACCTAAGTAGTAGTACAAGATAGCCTTTGAggtaaaacaaaaattgtttttgttttgttgttctcaaaaatcatatttatttttaagatttttttaatttattcatttgagagagagagccagagagaactcaagcagagggagaggcagaggtagaggagcAAGGAGaattcccactgagctgggagccagacatggggctaaGTCTCAGGACCTGTagagtcatgacctgaaccaaaggaagatgcttaaatatcttagccatccaggcaacccatcTCAAAAATCATATTAAGATTTaagacttttctctttctctgttataaaactaaaatatacaggcaagcttatttttattagctttaAAACTACTGTGATATACTTCAGAAAATATTACAGAAGTTTCTTAGGAAGCAGGAAAATTATAGCTGGGTCACTTCCAGTAAATTCTTTTCCAAGAATTTGCTTTGTAGCCTGTTCTTCAAAACTAGCAGTTTCAGTTTGTGGAGACTAAAGAGGTCACTAAGGATCAGTGATAGTATACTGATAACAAGTTCACCTGTCTCAGGTCTTTGAAGCTAGGACTGAAATcaatactcccccccccccccatagtaTTATataactccttttattttttaaaagattttatttatttatttaacagagagagatcacaagtaggcagagagccaagcagagagagagagaagaaagcaggctccctgctcccatcggagcagggagcccgatgcgggactcaatcccaggaccctgagatcatggcctgagctgaaggcagaagcttaacccactgagccacccaggcaccctagcatTAAATAACTCTTATGAGAAGTAAAAGTCATAGCTGAAATCAAATGTCTACAATTCTAATAAAGAAACTGtacatgcatatttctttttaaaagccatgTGTATTATACATAGTTTGTGTTGGGTGTATAGGGTATGCTTGAGAATGCAAGAAGTGAAAATCTGTAGTCTAGAGCATTTAGTTAAAGCTCTTTTAAGGAGCATAATATGTAAACTATGCTTTACATAAAGATGGGAAGGATTTATAAATCTGGGCAAAAATCAACAGGAATGATGGCATGGACAAAATCAGTTTTTATGGAAATGGATCTAATACCAGGAACAGGGTTGAGAAAGGTGAAAatacatagatatttatttcCTTGGATATCCCAAGTAATTTTCTCTAACGATGAAAGCCCTATCATAATCCTTCGTGATCTTCATAGAATTCCTGAGATATAAATTTAACATATCTGCTGTATGCTCTTTTCAAGCATTCATTCCACTGGGAGAGTATATGAAAACTTTttgctcagttaaaaaaaatatgtatacatgaAGATTGACAgcaaatttattttaagcatCTTTAATACCAAAACTGACACTGATACTGTTTGTGAGCATTAAACCAAATATGCGAATGCTAGATTTCTACACTATTCATACATGAATTCATGAAGACAAACCTTTTCCTCTATAAGCATTCTTCTTGGAATTACAAAAGTATTTGTGGGAATGCTGATTTTTGGAGTTGAGCTtataaaactgacatttttagGGGAATGATTATTCCCTAGAGGTTTTTGTGTCTATATCCAGAGATACTGAGGGGATGTTGAAGAAGCTTCTCTCTTTGTTgtataaagaaaaatttggaaggaaagtTATACACACTCTAAATTAGAATCTTATATCTCCAGAATTCCTATCTCAACAGAGAAGGTGAATATGACTGAGGATAACTACTCCTTGACCACTGAATTCATCCTCATAGGATTTACAGATTATCCAGAGTTGAGGAGCCTCCTGTTTGTGGTGTTTCTCACTATCTATGTGATCACTATGGTGGGGAATCTTGGCCTGGTGGCATTGATTTTTATGGAGCATCGTCTTCACACACCAATGTACATCTTTCTGGGCAACCTAgctctgatggattcctgttgtTCCTGTGCCATTACCCCCAAAATGTTAGAGAACTTCTTTTCTAAGGACAAAATGATTTCCCTTTATGAATGCATggcacaattttattttctctgccttgCTGAAACTACAGACTGCTTTCTCCTGGCAGCAATGGCCTATGATCGCTATGTGGCCATATGCAGCCCTCTGCAGTACCACACCATGATGTCAAAGAAACTCTGTATTCAGATGACCACAGGGGCCTACGTAGCTGGAAATCTGCATTCCATAATTCATGTGGGGTTTCTCTTTAGGTTAGCTTTCTGTGGTTCAAATGaaattaatcactttttttgtgaTGTTTTCCCATTATACAGACTTTCCTGTGTTGACCCTTATATCAATGAATTaatgatatttatcttttcagGTTCAGTTCAAGTCTTCACCATCGGTAGTGTCTTAGTATCTTACTTCTACATTCTCTttactattttcaaaatgaaatccaAAGAGGGAAGAGGCAAAGCTTTATCTACTTGTGCatcccactttctctctgtctcaatatTCT harbors:
- the LOC131825933 gene encoding olfactory receptor 5K1-like is translated as MTEDNYSLTTEFILIGFTDYPELRSLLFVVFLTIYVITMVGNLGLVALIFMEHRLHTPMYIFLGNLALMDSCCSCAITPKMLENFFSKDKMISLYECMAQFYFLCLAETTDCFLLAAMAYDRYVAICSPLQYHTMMSKKLCIQMTTGAYVAGNLHSIIHVGFLFRLAFCGSNEINHFFCDVFPLYRLSCVDPYINELMIFIFSGSVQVFTIGSVLVSYFYILFTIFKMKSKEGRGKALSTCASHFLSVSIFYGSLLFVYLRPHSVNEEDEDIPGAVFYTLVIPLLNPFIYSLRNKEVINAMKKIIRNIL